Proteins encoded together in one Streptomyces sp. NBC_01363 window:
- a CDS encoding transposase, with protein MLQDLAPRWTTVRESALHERRGGARSRAAGAGRKQKLVFPDRLLATLVHLRLGLPHAALAELFDVDRSTISTAIREVRPLLAARGFAVPDRPGLRLRTLEDVFAYAEAEGVDLRIDGTEVQVRRPKAGRAGRKAFVSGKKKQNTIKTTTFSDHQGRTLFSGVTRPGRVHDQTAVRTEGIAEQFRLRPNVKVEVDEGYRGLANEFPHQVSAPPRKPKDDVCDGERRAWREQRRRQSSARICVEHTNAEYKQWRPLQRYTGRREDYDETHRAIAGLVSDRSARRATRRRTSTELVPVRTTTC; from the coding sequence TTGCTCCAAGACCTCGCGCCCAGGTGGACGACGGTCCGCGAGTCCGCGTTGCACGAGCGGCGCGGGGGTGCCCGGAGCCGGGCGGCTGGGGCGGGCCGTAAGCAGAAGCTGGTCTTCCCCGACCGGCTGCTGGCCACCCTCGTCCACCTGCGGCTCGGGCTTCCGCATGCCGCCCTGGCCGAGCTGTTCGATGTCGATCGCTCCACCATCTCCACTGCGATCCGCGAGGTCCGGCCGCTGCTCGCGGCCCGTGGCTTCGCCGTCCCCGACCGGCCCGGCCTGCGCCTGCGGACCTTGGAGGATGTCTTCGCCTACGCCGAAGCCGAAGGCGTCGACCTCCGCATCGATGGCACGGAAGTCCAGGTCAGACGTCCCAAGGCCGGGCGCGCCGGACGTAAGGCGTTCGTCTCCGGCAAGAAGAAGCAGAACACCATCAAGACGACTACGTTCAGCGATCACCAAGGCCGTACCCTGTTCTCCGGCGTGACGCGGCCCGGCCGCGTGCACGACCAGACCGCCGTGCGCACCGAGGGCATCGCCGAGCAATTCCGCCTCCGCCCAAATGTGAAAGTCGAGGTGGACGAGGGCTACCGCGGCTTGGCCAACGAATTCCCACACCAGGTCAGTGCTCCGCCGAGGAAGCCGAAGGACGATGTGTGTGACGGCGAGAGGCGGGCCTGGCGCGAACAGCGACGCCGGCAGTCCTCGGCTCGGATCTGTGTGGAGCACACCAATGCCGAGTACAAGCAGTGGCGCCCGCTCCAGCGCTACACCGGACGGCGTGAGGACTACGACGAGACCCACCGCGCCATCGCCGGTCTGGTCTCCGACCGCTCCGCCCGCAGGGCAACCCGCCGCAGGACGAGTACCGAGCTGGTGCCCGTCCGCACGACGACCTGCTGA
- a CDS encoding HAMP domain-containing sensor histidine kinase — translation MRRPVPRTLRSQLTAGLVTLLALACLAVGITTALALRGFLMGRLDEQLAASGGRFAASLEHEATPDADNRPDTRGQAESTFGARLLDGTTTQAAVVHDATDRTVRLTPEDRRALAGVPVDGNGHSIRLSTLGKYRVTAVDGDDQDVMITGLPLHPVEETVHRLEAVEAVLFCVALLATGIAGALWVRISLRPLQRVTARAAEVAGLPLASGEVAMPGPLPDTDPRTEVGQVGAALNHMLGHVEDALTRRHASEERLRHFAADASHELRTPVANIRGHAELALRHRGPVPAEVRHALERIGGESQRMTRLVDDLLLLARLDAGRPLEHEPVDLTLLILNATDDARAAGPGHHWLLDLPEEPVTVTGDAHRLQQAIGNLLANARTHTPPGTDVTISLTTEQATVCVDVSDNGPGIPDELQPEVFGRFVRADHARSRSTGSTGLGLAIVHAVTTAHGGTATVTSRPGHTTFRITLPG, via the coding sequence GTGAGGCGCCCGGTGCCCCGCACCCTGCGCAGCCAGCTCACCGCCGGACTCGTCACCCTGCTCGCCCTCGCGTGCCTCGCCGTCGGGATCACGACCGCCCTCGCCCTGCGCGGTTTCCTGATGGGCCGTCTGGACGAGCAGCTCGCCGCCTCGGGCGGCCGGTTCGCCGCCAGCCTGGAACACGAGGCCACGCCTGACGCCGACAACCGCCCCGACACCCGGGGTCAGGCCGAATCGACGTTCGGCGCCCGGCTCCTGGACGGCACCACCACCCAGGCCGCCGTGGTCCACGACGCCACCGACCGCACGGTCCGGCTCACCCCCGAGGACCGCCGCGCCCTGGCGGGGGTGCCCGTGGACGGAAACGGGCACAGCATCCGCCTCTCCACTCTGGGCAAATACCGGGTCACGGCCGTCGACGGCGACGATCAGGACGTCATGATCACCGGTCTGCCCCTGCACCCGGTGGAAGAGACCGTTCACCGCCTCGAAGCGGTCGAAGCCGTGCTGTTCTGCGTGGCGCTCCTGGCCACCGGCATCGCGGGGGCCCTGTGGGTGCGGATCTCCCTGCGCCCGCTCCAGAGGGTCACCGCCCGGGCGGCGGAGGTCGCCGGGCTGCCGCTGGCCAGTGGCGAGGTCGCCATGCCCGGACCGCTCCCCGACACCGACCCCCGCACCGAGGTCGGCCAGGTCGGCGCTGCCCTCAACCACATGCTCGGCCACGTCGAAGACGCCCTCACCCGCCGCCACGCGAGCGAGGAACGGCTCCGTCACTTCGCCGCCGACGCCAGCCACGAACTGCGCACCCCCGTCGCCAACATCCGCGGCCACGCCGAACTCGCCCTGCGCCACCGTGGCCCCGTCCCCGCCGAAGTCCGCCACGCCCTGGAACGCATCGGCGGCGAGTCACAGCGCATGACCCGCCTCGTCGACGACCTGCTCCTCCTTGCCCGCCTGGACGCCGGACGCCCCCTGGAACACGAGCCGGTCGACCTGACCCTGCTAATCCTGAACGCGACGGACGACGCCCGCGCCGCCGGCCCCGGCCACCACTGGCTCCTCGACCTCCCCGAAGAACCGGTCACCGTCACCGGCGACGCCCACCGCCTCCAGCAGGCCATCGGCAACCTCCTCGCCAACGCCCGCACCCACACCCCGCCCGGCACCGACGTGACGATCTCCCTCACGACGGAACAGGCCACCGTCTGCGTGGACGTGAGTGACAACGGTCCCGGCATCCCCGACGAACTCCAGCCCGAAGTCTTCGGCCGCTTCGTCCGCGCCGACCACGCCCGCTCCCGCAGCACCGGAAGCACGGGGCTGGGCCTCGCCATCGTCCACGCCGTCACCACCGCCCACGGCGGAACCGCCACCGTCACCAGCAGACCCGGACACACCACCTTCCGCATCACCCTCCCGGGCTGA
- the ltrA gene encoding group II intron reverse transcriptase/maturase produces the protein MNTDELEHATYEAERRVLEIQAKLHRWARDDPHRRFDDLFNLCADPAFLLVAWDRVRGNKGAKTAGVDGRTAASIAARTGVEEFLDALRGSIKDRSFRPLPVRERMIPKTGGKLRRLGIATITDRVVQASLKLVLEPIFEAEFLPCSYGFRPNRRAHDAVAEVRHFTSHGYEWIVEGDIKACFDEISHPALLDRVRLRIGDKRVLDLVKAFLKAGILGEDRVLRETSAGTPQGSILSPLLSNVALSVLDEYVAQGPGGPGSSKLGREQRRRQGLPNYRLSRYADDWCLMVHGTEGDAEALRDEIAGVLSTMGLRLSPEKTLITRIDEGLDFLGWHIQRHRKRGTSRYYVYTYPARKALAAVMAKVKTACRRMATNQPLDTLLIHLNRMLPGWCAYFQPGVSSATFQYLSSYTWSQVMKWLRRKHRRITWKDLRRRYCGGGWWPVGEERTLFDPGKVRTTRYRYRGATIPSPWPTTA, from the coding sequence GTGAATACCGACGAACTGGAGCACGCCACGTATGAGGCGGAGCGCCGGGTACTGGAGATCCAGGCCAAGCTGCACCGTTGGGCCCGTGATGATCCTCATCGCAGGTTCGATGACCTCTTCAACCTCTGTGCCGATCCCGCGTTCTTGCTTGTCGCGTGGGATCGGGTGCGGGGTAACAAGGGTGCCAAGACCGCCGGGGTGGACGGCCGCACGGCGGCGTCCATCGCGGCGAGGACGGGCGTTGAGGAGTTCCTCGACGCACTACGAGGCTCGATCAAGGACCGTAGTTTCCGTCCGCTGCCGGTGCGGGAGCGGATGATCCCCAAGACGGGCGGCAAGTTGCGTCGCCTGGGGATCGCGACGATCACCGACCGGGTGGTGCAGGCGTCCTTGAAGCTGGTGCTGGAGCCGATTTTCGAGGCGGAATTCCTCCCGTGCTCCTACGGGTTCCGTCCGAACCGCCGGGCTCACGACGCGGTGGCCGAGGTCCGCCACTTCACGTCCCACGGGTATGAGTGGATCGTGGAGGGTGACATCAAAGCCTGCTTCGACGAGATTTCGCATCCGGCCCTGCTGGACCGGGTGCGGCTTCGGATCGGGGACAAACGCGTTCTTGACCTGGTGAAGGCGTTCCTCAAGGCGGGCATCCTCGGTGAGGATCGCGTGCTGCGGGAAACCAGCGCCGGAACCCCACAGGGTTCGATCTTGTCGCCGTTGCTCAGCAACGTGGCCCTCTCCGTCCTGGACGAGTACGTCGCCCAGGGTCCGGGAGGACCCGGAAGCAGCAAGCTCGGGCGGGAACAGCGTCGCCGTCAAGGTCTTCCCAACTACCGTTTGTCGCGGTACGCGGACGACTGGTGTCTGATGGTCCACGGCACCGAAGGCGACGCCGAAGCCCTGCGCGATGAGATCGCTGGGGTCTTGTCCACGATGGGCCTGCGCCTGTCCCCGGAGAAGACCCTGATCACCCGCATCGATGAGGGACTGGACTTCCTCGGGTGGCACATCCAGCGCCACCGCAAACGAGGAACCAGCCGGTACTACGTCTACACCTACCCCGCACGCAAAGCCCTCGCGGCTGTGATGGCCAAGGTCAAGACGGCGTGCCGGAGGATGGCCACGAACCAGCCACTTGACACCCTGCTCATCCATCTCAACCGGATGCTGCCGGGCTGGTGCGCCTACTTCCAACCCGGCGTGTCCAGCGCGACATTCCAATACCTGAGCTCGTACACATGGAGCCAGGTCATGAAATGGCTGCGCCGCAAACACCGCCGGATCACCTGGAAGGACCTCCGCCGCCGCTACTGCGGGGGTGGTTGGTGGCCGGTCGGGGAGGAACGGACGCTGTTCGATCCCGGAAAGGTGCGCACCACGCGCTACCGCTACCGGGGCGCGACCATCCCTTCCCCCTGGCCGACCACGGCATGA
- a CDS encoding DinB family protein has translation MRNPRRELLRWQFDMTWSLFEYHLERLAPEAFLWEPTDLTWTVRPDAAGNWLPDWANTEPDPVPVPTIGWVSWHIGWWWSTAIDHAQGRTPRERTDITWPGNGPATVAWLQDLRTQWLAVLDKLTDADLDAASTLPWQTPPDNTIGHMIAWLNAELMKNVAEIGQLQLIWAASKSRPKKQ, from the coding sequence ATGAGGAATCCCCGCCGTGAGTTGCTGCGCTGGCAGTTCGACATGACCTGGTCACTGTTCGAGTACCACCTGGAGCGGCTCGCACCCGAGGCCTTTCTGTGGGAGCCCACTGACCTGACCTGGACAGTGCGCCCGGACGCCGCCGGGAACTGGTTGCCGGACTGGGCCAACACCGAGCCCGACCCCGTTCCTGTTCCCACCATCGGCTGGGTGAGCTGGCACATCGGCTGGTGGTGGAGCACTGCCATCGATCACGCGCAGGGACGTACGCCCCGGGAGCGTACCGACATCACCTGGCCCGGCAACGGACCGGCGACCGTCGCCTGGCTACAGGATCTGCGTACCCAGTGGCTAGCGGTCCTCGACAAGCTCACCGACGCCGATCTGGACGCCGCCTCCACGCTGCCGTGGCAGACTCCTCCGGACAACACCATCGGACACATGATCGCCTGGCTGAACGCCGAGCTGATGAAGAACGTCGCTGAGATCGGGCAGCTGCAGCTGATCTGGGCGGCCTCGAAGTCGCGACCCAAGAAGCAATAG